One Tetrapisispora phaffii CBS 4417 chromosome 3, complete genome DNA segment encodes these proteins:
- the SAS4 gene encoding Sas4p (similar to Saccharomyces cerevisiae SAS4 (YDR181C); ancestral locus Anc_8.382) produces the protein MKSTEERMLRSKHTDNNGKEKFDFERNEFDLDINKSRKINSRVSLSNINKIYEKSKAKSMNDEVSNKRKQVMKMVLKIKDYHIEKPKGTKYSKALTGDRKSDDIQHHHKMAISCESESSLLHKTVNLSPSKKNNIIYKTVDPLADEKYKPYHKKMLRQENRMIERDASETEREADRLLLLLDKLDMIDWKITLAKVTVINNIEDAEEMNSKRVKTKELIQSMLAKYESTNLRASLFSKSTRRSVKIDSKKDWYKIYKQIDRRLLLDYHSSSDEDEDDMNIEKIREHRLKKRKQQCGGLIVVGFRVDNDVSNYKTNFRKYQIVTEPLRNPYIVRLTKQEKDIWKGKVDQLSSKFEYHKNFGKQTAIMKNKVIIQAGDNNVDQAQNILSNEYIDRLKYDNTMDDDNSSLSSACEINEEEEITLSRILEDENNNEQIKNETQSPSSTFSLQTSQKAFTLNHSDSFKTGEKIRTETSIVTNNSSNANQPLTTAFVDYEKVNNITPVIIKTIPNTNGGIKHLDSESNPNINKPETEMKNDFTNNLVYNNVTVINELRPRKNLNKL, from the coding sequence ATGAAAAGTACTGAGGAAAGGATGCTGCGATCAAAGCATACagataataatggtaaggagaaatttgattttgaaagaaatgaatttgatCTAGACATTAATAAGAGTAGGAAAATCAATTCGAGGGTATCCTTatcaaatatcaataaaatttatgaaaaatcaaagGCTAAATCTATGAATGATGAAGTTAGcaataaaagaaaacaagTAATGAAGATGGTCctaaaaattaaagactACCATATTGAGAAACCCAAAGGAACAAAGTATTCTAAAGCATTGACGGGAGATCGTAAGAGCGATGACATACAACACCATCATAAAATGGCGATATCTTGTGAAAGTGAAAGTTCATTATTGCATAAAACTGTTAATTTATCACCAAGtaagaaaaacaatataatatacaaGACAGTTGACCCATTAGCTGATGAAAAGTATAAACCATACCATAAAAAAATGCTACGTCAAGAAAACAGAATGATTGAAAGGGATGCATCAGAAACTGAACGTGAAGCTGATAggttattgttattattagataaacTAGACATGATAGATTGGAAGATAACATTGGCCAAAGTGACAgtcataaataatattgagGATGCGGAGGAGATGAATAGCAAAAGAGTCAAGACTAaagaattaattcaaaGTATGCTCGCAAAATATGAGTCTACGAACTTGAGAGCTTCGTTATTTTCGAAATCGACAAGAAGGTCAGTTAAAATAGATTCAAAAAAGGATTggtataaaatatataagcAGATCGATAGACGATTACTACTAGATTATCATAGTTCAtctgatgaagatgaagatgatatgaacattgaaaaaattagagAGCACAgattgaagaaaagaaaacaacaaTGTGGTGGCTTGATCGTTGTAGGTTTTAGAGTAGATAATGATGTTTCtaattataaaacaaactttagaaaatatcaaattgtTACTGAGCCTTTAAGAAATCCTTATATTGTTAGATTAACCAAACAGGAAAAGGATATCTGGAAAGGAAAAGTTGATCAGCTGAGTtctaaatttgaatatcaCAAAAATTTTGGGAAGCAAACGGCTattatgaaaaataaagtGATTATTCAAGCTGGAGATAATAATGTGGATCAAGCTCAAAACATATTGTCAAACGAATATATTGACAGACTGAAATATGATAATACAAtggatgatgataataGTTCCCTCTCTTCAGCATGTGAAATCAACGAGGAAGAAGAGATAACTTTGTCAAGAATActtgaagatgaaaataacaatgaacaaatcaaaaatgaaacGCAGTCTCCTAGTTCTACCTTTAGTTTACAAACTTCACAGAAAGCTTTTACTCTGAATCACAGTGATTCATTTAAAACGGGAGAGAAGATAAGAACCGAAACTTCTATTGTTACAAATAATAGCAGTAATGCCAATCAACCACTCACAACTGCATTTGTAGACTATGAGaaagttaataatattacaccggttataataaaaactaTTCCTAATACCAATGGAGGTATTAAACATTTGGATAGTGAAAGTAACCCAAATATAAACAAACCTGAAACTGAAATGAAGAATGATTTCACAAATAATCTTgtttataataatgttaCAGTTATAAACGAATTACGACCAcgtaaaaatttaaataagcTATAG